TAATTTTAAAATCACGCATACTTTTCCTAGAATAGGACAAAAGGTATTCTTGCTCAATGCAAATCGAATTGTTCAAAAAAGTCATGGCGAGCAATTGATTTTGCTTTCTTTCAACGATATTACAGAACATGAAAGGATTCAAAAAAAGGAGTTGGAAGTCTATGCCAAGGATATGGAGGAATCCCAAAATTATAATCTAAAGTTGGAAAAAGCGGTAAAAGAAAGGACCAAGCAACTGTATCTGTCCAACAAAATGCTGGAAGAAAGAAACCGTGAACTTGGAAATATGAATAAGGAACTTGAGGCTTTTGCTTATGTCTCGAGTCACGATTTACAGGAACCGCTAAGGAAAATCCAAACTTTTGCAAACAGGATACTTGAAAAGGAACAGACTAATTTATCTCCAAGTGGAAAGGTATATTTTCAGTATATGCAGGAGTCAGCCAACAGGATGCAATTGCTGATAAAGGAGTTATTGACTTTTTCAAGTCTCAATACTGCAGAAAGAAAATTTGAGACCATTCGGCTCGAGAACATTGTCAGGGACGTAGAAATGGAATTGAAAGAAGAATTGGAAGAAAAAAAAGCTTCCATTGAGTTGCAAGAAATGTGTGAAATCAGTATTATACCCTTTCAATTCAGGCAGTTGATACAAAACCTTACCCGTAATTCATTGAAGTTTTCCAAGCCCGATATACCTGTCAGGATTGTAATCAGCTCCAAAATTGTAAAAAAAGAAAACATCAAAACGACAGAAAATCTAAATCATAATAATTATTGTCATATCAGCTTTTCAGACAACGGAATAGGCTTTGATCAGCAATACAGTAAAAGGATATTTGAAGTTTTTGAAAAACTTCACAGCAAAGATGAATATCCCGGAACTGGAATAGGTCTTGCAATTGTGAAAAAAGTGGTTGAGAATCACAATGGATTCATAAATGCCACTAGTGAATCAAATAAAGGAACTATCTTTGATATATACCTCCCAGCTAAAATATGAGTGAAAAAACCCTTAAAATAATACTTGCAGATGATGACGAAGCAGATAGAATGTTATTCACAGATGCATTTACTGAACTGAAATCAGGGATTACTATTGAAACTGTCAATGACGGCATGGCATTGATGGATCTTTTGCACGCTACCGAGACACAGGACCTTCCGCAGATTCTGTTTTTGGATATCAATATGCCCCAAAAAACCGGCATTGATTGCCTGAAAGAAATCAGGGCAGACAATAGGTTCAATGATGTTGCAATAGCCATAT
This window of the Aquiflexum balticum DSM 16537 genome carries:
- a CDS encoding response regulator, giving the protein MSEKTLKIILADDDEADRMLFTDAFTELKSGITIETVNDGMALMDLLHATETQDLPQILFLDINMPQKTGIDCLKEIRADNRFNDVAIAIYSTSSSEKDMDDTFMHGANVYIHKPNSFDKLKKVLEKAIMNFKVYQDPPFNKDNFILNAE